The Streptomyces hundungensis genome contains the following window.
CTGGGGTGGGTGGCGCCGGTGACCGCCACCCACTTCTTGTAGCCGCCGAGGGCGGCCCAGGCTTGCCCCCAGTTGTCACCACCGCCGGTCGAGTGGTAGGCGGCCGCACCCAGCATGAGGAACGGCCGGTTGATCTGGCCGGGCATCGGGGCCGGGCTGAAGGTGCCGTCCATGTTCACCCCGGCCAGTACTCGCGGGTCGGCGATCATCGTGGTGGCGGCGGCCGCTCCGCCGATGGAGTGTCCGGCCATGCCGATCTCGTGCTTGTCGATGAGGTGTGCCAGGCGCCACGCGGTATTGCCATGCGTCAACCGGTCAATCACGAAGGACACGTCCAGCGCGCGGCTGGCGGTGACCGTGTCCGTGTCGAGATTCGGGTCATCGCAGATCGCGCACGGCGGCGTCTGGCCGTTCGCCAGCGTCTCGCCGCTGTCCTCGTAGGTGTGGCCGACGAGCGCGACGACGTAGCAGTGACTGGCCAGGTCGGTCGCGAGCGAGGTGAGCACCATGCGCGGGTCCCCGAACCCGGGTGAGAGGACCACCAGCGGATACTTGCCGCGTTGCGGCCGCGCGCCGCCGAAGGCGTGAGTGGTGACGCTGGAAAGGTTCTGCGGGGTGACGCCGGAGCTCGCCGGTATCTTCGCGTGCTGGATGTGTCCGGCTGCCTCGGCGAGGGTCATGTAAGGGGCCGGCGTCCCGGTCCCGGGGACGGCCGGGTAGACCATCGTGACGGTCAGTTGGCGGGGACCGGATGACGGCACCCACGGGTCGGGACGGCTCGCGTCGGTGAGGTGGATGACGTCCTCGCCGGCGGCGTAGGGGCCGGCCGGCGCAGGGAGCGTGCCTTGGAGGGACCGCGGTGGCGCGGTGGCTGTGGCCGGTGCGGTGGGTAACGCGTGCGTGGCCGCCGGCGTGGCCGACGGTGTGGTCGTGGCGGCGGACCCGGCGCCGGTTCCGGTGACGAGGGCGGCGAGCGCCAGCGCCGCGACGGCGCTGATACGGCGATTGCGTTTCACGGG
Protein-coding sequences here:
- a CDS encoding alpha/beta hydrolase family protein; the encoded protein is MKRNRRISAVAALALAALVTGTGAGSAATTTPSATPAATHALPTAPATATAPPRSLQGTLPAPAGPYAAGEDVIHLTDASRPDPWVPSSGPRQLTVTMVYPAVPGTGTPAPYMTLAEAAGHIQHAKIPASSGVTPQNLSSVTTHAFGGARPQRGKYPLVVLSPGFGDPRMVLTSLATDLASHCYVVALVGHTYEDSGETLANGQTPPCAICDDPNLDTDTVTASRALDVSFVIDRLTHGNTAWRLAHLIDKHEIGMAGHSIGGAAAATTMIADPRVLAGVNMDGTFSPAPMPGQINRPFLMLGAAAYHSTGGGDNWGQAWAALGGYKKWVAVTGATHPSFTDVDLLEEEAGFPTPPLDPERGIVITRGYVTAFFDRTLKGIHSPLLDGPSPNNPEVLFQLGS